A window from Zingiber officinale cultivar Zhangliang chromosome 7A, Zo_v1.1, whole genome shotgun sequence encodes these proteins:
- the LOC121999716 gene encoding uncharacterized protein LOC121999716 — MVNEFSVTYNNFYIHRQNDWSDENMLENALNMWKVNNKGKDFKYMHVWRVLKEYEKYTSQSVAHYSNKKARTSESGGNTSTSNPDTSVDLDDSEVRIRPIGQKAAKRKGKSKARESDTMEYSIDKE; from the coding sequence ATGGTAAATGAATTTTCTGtaacttataataatttttatattcatCGGCAAAACGATTGGAGTGACGAGAATATGTTGGAGAATGCATTGAATATGTGGAAAGTCAACAACAAAGGCAAGGATTTTAAGTATATGCATGTGTGGAGGGTTCTCAAAGAATATGAGAAATATACTTCACAATCAGTTGCTCATTACTCTAACAAGAAGGCAAGGACATCCGAATCAGGGGGAAACACTTCAACATCAAATCCAGATACAAGTGTTGATTTAGATGACTCTGAAGTCCGCATTCGTCCTATAGGGCAAAAGGCAGCGAAGAGAAAGGGCAAATCTAAAGCCAGAGAGAGCGACACAATGGAATATAGCATCGACAAAGAATGA